A segment of the Arachis hypogaea cultivar Tifrunner chromosome 5, arahy.Tifrunner.gnm2.J5K5, whole genome shotgun sequence genome:
GGGTTGAATGGGGTGACCATAATTCAACCGCTCAGAGCCCCCACGTTCCAATTCATGGTCGATAATATCATTGTCAAATTCATCTCTTTTAGGGTAACtaactataattaattaattataccattctctgtctatttttatttcatctcttaaatattatttaatgtttGAATATCTTCTGTCTCTAATATATATGACATAACATAAGTGACCTTCTTATTACGTTACGATGATAGATCTTAGTGGATAACAATctcttattaaattattaaaaaaatatattttaattctttttatttatttaattatatctaatgtggtttttgttgtaaaattcagttaattaataactaattaattcataaattaaattttattctagaaaattaaaaattgttatttttatggcttaatataatagaaaaaattaaaatgagaattttaacaccaattttaaagaaatcgacTCAAAATTGGGCCGAACGGACCAAACCGGACCAACCAGACCTATATTGGGCCCAAGACCCAGCCAAGCCACATTAGACAAAAGGGTTCAGCACCCTCTTCTTCTCCACATAAACAAAACATGCTGAAAAGGGGAAGGGGGAGCATGAAACCCTTGCCTTCATTCACTTCAATCTTCATTTGATCATAAATTCTGATTCGGAGCTCTCATTGGTGcaccgtttgcggtcacgcgATCAGGTTGCCGAACTCTACAAATATAACTTTGTTTCTGAGGTAAACTACGTTTTCATCTCAGTTCTTCCagtcttgattttcaaaatttatgggtaaaaatgttgagatttgtgagcttttgatgttataggatccaactaGCTTGAAGTAGAGgtttaatcttgtctccttaatCCTTGGGTgtagtaagattctcaaccctagtaaaATTTATTAGGTTATTATGTTTAGATATTGAGTGGGTATGTTTGGATGTGATAATTGTGGTTTAGGTAAcgtgtatgtgaatattgaagcttgattgaAGTCTTGGAGAGCTTGGAATAAGCTTTTGGTGCtgaaaatctgttcttggaggtgtcaaaaccttgagagcttgtgaaaaAGTGAAATTGGAGGTGTTCCGGGTTGAACgggaaatcagccaaggtatggtttcagtttcctgtatctaaaatgcaATATGGTGTGAAAAAttaggctagagaccctaagataggatttgagctattgatgttgttgattggttgagatgAATTATGTTGTTATGTATGTGATTAGTAGATTTTGGATgttttgatggtatgatgtatgagagacatgcatgttttgatatatgcttaatgattggttgagattgaattgtgggtgaaaccatgttgatggtgaggatGATATTGATTGTATGTATTGATGGTTGATAGATTGGTATTGTTGAAACTTGGGATGAGGAAAGATATATGatatgatattttatttgaaattgaattatttgattgagattggttaaaatggtggattgtgaatttaataaaaatgttaacatatgagttgaggaggcttgaggttgatttttggcaagttttggttggttttgaaaggGGGTTGAAATTAGTTTGTTTTGAAATGGAATTTTGTGGGTTTGTATGAAATTGTGGTTTTTGGTCTATTTTGACGGAGCATAACTTAGTCTCCGAATCCTCGATTTGTGTCAAATTTGTTTAGAAACAAAAACTGGAGCTGAGATGTTTATGCCCTTCGAAGAACAAAtggaaaatgatttgaaacgaaaaagttatgcccgttggaagtttggggtttgaaaatgtAATCCTGCAGTTTTTTAAACTTAGTAAAATATTTGGTAAATCGTACTCCCACGCACACACGTGGCCAACGCGTGCACGTCACTTACAATTTTACTCCCCTACGCGTGTgcctggccgacgcgtacgcgtcgctgtattGATGCAGGTGCATAGTagaaaaaccagagagttgtgatggtacagtgccagttttgtgcgaggagcacaaaatgcacccacgcgtacgcgtgactgacgcacaCATGTCACTCTACCTCTCTACTTCCCATGCGTGCGCATGGGCAACGCTCATGCGTCACTCTACTTTTTCcactttccacgcgtgcgcataggcgacacgcacgcgtgatcCTGTTTTCACCAAAaacttatttttgtgtttttaaagccaaatttcagacttctaaacctccattttcacTCTTTATGTCCTATATCGTTATAGTATGCCTAGTGATAAGAAGAGGCTAGGAAATGTGGTAGTTTTTGGATGAAGTAAGGGGAGAATTAATGATGAGTGATGATTAAAGATAATTGTATGAGATCCGGAGGATGATGGTGGAAGTGTTGTATATGCCATGACCTgaagggctgtaattgttaataaattgtggctggttatggattgttaatatatgcttattgaatgaaatgaatgttgcacttccactatctaagGTACAAGTTTTCCTGGGTGAAAGTAGTAGCTATCCACcccgtgctccaggtggagactcgatactctgctgaccctatgtcgtaagtgtggccggacactgtgaaagttccagatgagctcgcccccgtggataaacactagtgtgggtgttgtgtacatgtattgatgattatgattgagaataagtcgagttggggatgcacgatagagggacaagaatggttagctaccaggacttgtcgtgttggctttataaccgacagatgagactcatcagccactagaacaggcatacatcatatgcattatatgtgatttgtttggaatgcctaattgactgcatatttaCTTGCTAATCGTCTAACTGCCGTATCTGCTTCCTATTTGTGCATTTCGTtgtttgatataattgtgtttgcgaTATCAAATTACTGATGGCGGTTGGGAGGTTTaaaggatttggaaaggggagttttagttagactgaagatcctTAGTTAGTTGCCTATTTTTGTTTCTCATTGTTTAGTTATGCTTATACGCTTTAATTATGAATttgggagttctaggattgctttcGGCTTTTCcaagacattatatgttagatatttaggtactgttaccatgctgagaacctccggttatcacccatgcagattttgttacaggcatgctggagacttctgtttTAGTGAAGATCCTTAGCTCTCGGGACTCTATTTTGGTTTTATATACTTacttagatacttattatctccattatgtatatgtgtgtgtatatatatatatatatatgtatgtatacttctATGCTCGGATTGGTTATCTTCGCAAACCGAGTCTTGAGTTTTGATATCCGTATTTTTTGCACTCTCTTGTATATATACTCGCATTAGCTTATCCTTTATCtgtttcgttacgttatcgatcggagtgttgcgcttttcaatttaatgattttgttttacccctttttcttcaaaggctcctagttttataaacatttttcaccctactatatatattaaattttatttttagaggtcgtaatgcctcgccacctctgttttatgacttaagcataggactctgtgtggtaggatgttacattatagtatcagagcagttcgttcttgTAATAGTCCAGACTacccgctagcatgatattgtccattttggcacacaaggcctcacgattttgcctttgacgatagggatgatagccgaaaccccccacaatcactcgtcaaaatgcgtcatgctagggataggtatccacacccttataaggcatgcttcgttcccctctccaaccgatgtgggaccttacaatccacccccctaagggagcctagcaccctcgctggcacatcgatctgggttccagctctgataccatctgtaacagcccagatcacccgctagcacgatattgtccgctttggcacacaaggcctcacggttttgcctttgacgatagggatgatagctgaagccccccacactcactcgtcaaaacgcgtcatgctagggagaggtatccacacccttataaggcatgcttcgttcccctctccaaccgatgtgggaccttacagttCTTGTAgggcctgagggacggactgactatgttTCTGTGCATTATCTGTatgtgtgtttatgtgctattaggatatctaactgatataactggcataaacattcatgagcatgcatttgggactttgaggTACTAGACTTTCGGtcttgagactgatcaacttgatatcgattgtttggtgtgtataggaaccagatggcgcctcgtggacgcgatagaggccgtgggagaggtcgtactagTACTCGGAGACCGGAAACTAACCCGAATAACTTGGTAAACTTTATGGCGgtattggagaacatggctgctgctatgaaGGTCACTGCGGATGCTCTTGGGTAACAGATAAACAGTAATAGCAATGGCGGAAGTGGAGCTCatggcccgatgacactggcaaccttcttaaaggttaatctacctaagttcaagggaaccaccaatccgactgaagccgatacctGGTTttaggctatagagcgagcactacAAGCGCAGTTGGTACCTAAAGAGtagtgtgttgaatttgctacctatctgttAACTggagaagcatcgcattggtggcagggtGCCTAACGTCTCTTGTAGTAGGGTGATGACCCTATCacctgggatgccttccaggtggaattttataaaaagtactTTCTGAATTCTACCAAGACGGCCAAGGAACTTGAGTTACTGCAGCTAAAGCAGGTGCTATGTCTGTATCTGAGTATACCGACAAATTTGAGGAGCGATTCAGattttcccgcatgtgtcagggagctccgggagacttcgagaaatggaagtgcattaagtatgaaggagggctccagAGCGATATCTTAAGTTTAGTGGGACCAATGGAAATCAGAAATTTCTcagagttggtgaataagagcagggttgctgaagagtgtgtgaaaaaggtGGCTGTAGAGAAAGGAAGTCATAGGAGACCTTTTCAACAGAACCGAGGGGGAAACTTTGCTCCTAGGGGTCAGACTTTTAAGCGTGGAGGCTTTGCACCACGACAGACTCAGGGTCAGAATAATTTCAGAaggtccaacaacaacaacttccaaggaagaagatttgggaagcaaCCTCATAACGAGCAAGCTTGTGCTAGGTGCtggagttaccatccaggagtcCCATGCAAGGCTGGATGGGGCTTGTACTTTTCTTGTGGTAAGGCGGGACATAAAGCCTCAAACTGTTTGGAGAAGCAGAAGCAAGGTGCCGGGAGAGCACAGCAGTCTGGTCGGGTGTTTACCACCTCAACTGTAGGTGCCGAGGGGTCCGATACACTTATTCGAGGTaaatgtgaaatggctggtcaaaatttaaatgctttatttgattcgggagcaacacattcattcattgcatttgaaaaagctagtgagttaggattgaagattgtggtTTTGGCTACGATCTTAAGGTGTATAATgccacccatgaagccatggtgacTAGGTTAGGATGTCCGCAAGTTTCATTTAGGGTTAAACaacgtgattttgttcataatttgaTTTGCTTGCCATTgaccggtcttgatcttatcttggggttGGACTAGTTGTCTAAGAATCATGTCTTGTTGAACTATTTTGAAAAATCATTGTATTTCATGCCTGAAGGGTCGGAAGGACCGGTTGTAGTGAATGGTTGTTATTTAAACTACGTGGTAGTAAACTGTTCAGGGTAGGAATGTTAGTGTGTTATGTTGTTAGCTGCGAGCGTGTCAGGTGAAGAATAGAGATTAGAGCAAATTCCAATTATTCACAAATTTCCTGAGGTGTTTCCAGATGACATTGAGAAATTCCCTCataaccgagaggttgaatttgcGATTGAGTTGGTGCCGGGGGCGAGACCAATCTCAATTACCCCTTATAGGATGTCGCCTTTAAAAATAGCCGAACTCAAGGCTCAACTGGAAGATTTAATGAGTAAACGCTTCATTCGATCAAGTGTTTCTCTGTGGGGAGCACCGGTATTACtgataaagaagaaggatgggagtatgcgccTTTGTGTAGATTACAGGCAACTGAataaggtcacaataaagaataagtacccactgCCACGAATTGACGATCTCATAGATAAGTTATAAGGAGccggggttttctccaagattgatttgtgatccggttatcaccagataagggtgagagaTGAAGACATCCCTAAGactgctttcaggactcgttatggtcattacaagtacactgtaatgtctttcgggttgacaaccgctcctgcagtgtttatggattatatgaacataATCTTCCGCCCGTTTTTGGATAAGTTTGTTGTCGTCTTTATTGATTATATACTAAtttattctaagactgaagaAGAACATGCGGAACACCTGAGGATCGTGTTGCAAATACTAAAAGAAAGGAAACTTTATGTGAAACTGTCCAAATGTGAATTTTGGAAGGACGAAGTGAAGTTTCTTGGCCATGTAATGAGTAAACAGGAGATAGCCGTAGATCCTGCTAAGGTGAAAGTGGTGATGGAATGGGGGCGACCGGCCTCAGTAACTCAGATAAGGAGTTTTTTGGGCTTAGCTAGCTACTACCAAaaattcatcaaaggcttttcgcaaatAGCTTTGCCACCGACAAGGTTAACCCGCAAGGACGCGCCATTTGTTTGGACTTCTGAGTGTGAGGAGAGCTTTCAAGCGTTGAAGCAAAAGTTGACCACCGCgcctgtgttggtgttacctgagctaaatgaaccatttgaggtgtactgtgatgcctcactaaagggtctagggtgtGTGCTGATGCatcatcataatgtggtggcgtatgtcTCACGGCAGTTAAGATCTCTTGAAGTTAATTACCCGATGCACGACTTGGAACTTGCtgtggttgtgtttgccttgaaggtatgGAGACATTACCTTTATGAGTTAAGTTctgagttttctctgatcataagagtttgaaatacctctttgatcagaaagagcttaatatgcggCAGAGGAAGTGGATGGAATtactgaaggactacgactttgaatAGAATTACCATCTAGAAAAAGCGAATGTTGTGGTGGATGCGCTAAGTCAGAAGTCGTTGTAtactgcttggatgatgcttcgagAAGAGCGTTAATGTAATTCAAATGTATTTTGGAacaaaaaatacatcaatttgtTACAAATGACACAAGAATGACTATACCTCTTATATATGAGTTCAATACGACTGAATTAGTTCAATGATATGAAAATTTGGTTAAGAAATTTTCTATGTTACAATTAATAAAATTtggtgtcaaaattaaaaaacttccTGTGT
Coding sequences within it:
- the LOC140173274 gene encoding uncharacterized mitochondrial protein AtMg00860-like — protein: MDYMNIIFRPFLDKFVVVFIDYILIYSKTEEEHAEHLRIVLQILKERKLYVKLSKCEFWKDEVKFLGHVMSKQEIAVDPAKVKVVMEWGRPASVTQIRSFLGLASYYQKFIKGFSQIALPPTRLTRKDAPFVWTSECEESFQALKQKLTTAPVLLRSLEVNYPMHDLELAVVVFALKKELNMRQRKWMELLKDYDFE